In a single window of the Phycisphaerales bacterium genome:
- a CDS encoding C1 family peptidase, whose protein sequence is MLLHDPVAALTPDRIHALFAAFEADPAARRAQNAVTQVPVVDVALDRRIVTTMDHSFSHLLDDWEATNQKMSGRCWMFAGLNLFRAGALRQLNVKNFEFSQNFTLFWDKLERANHFLEAILTTADRPLDDRTVAYLLDRPLDDGGQWNMFVNVVQKHGVCPKVFMPETHSSSDTRQMNLTLLAKLREGARTLRNAHAAGTDTAGLRTEKDGILAAVHRILCIHLGTPPERFLWQWQDKDRGFHRDGELTPRDFAQRYVKLPLDEYVCLVHDPRPTSPMGRTYTVEFLGNVVGGGRVKYLNVDIALMKEIAQRTIVEGEPVWFGCDTGKMMRRDLGLWDERLFDFAGVYNTTFSLTKAERLLYHETAMNHAMLFTGVDVVDGRPRRWRVENSWGDELGQKGFFIMNDSWFDEHMFEIAAHRRYLPDELRAAFEEEPIVLPAWDPMGSLAG, encoded by the coding sequence ATGCTGCTGCATGACCCGGTGGCCGCGCTAACACCCGACCGCATTCATGCGCTCTTTGCCGCATTCGAAGCCGACCCGGCCGCCCGCCGCGCCCAGAACGCGGTGACGCAGGTTCCGGTGGTCGACGTGGCATTGGACCGCCGCATTGTGACCACGATGGATCACAGCTTCTCCCACCTGCTCGACGATTGGGAGGCGACGAATCAGAAAATGTCGGGGCGCTGCTGGATGTTCGCGGGCCTCAACCTGTTCCGCGCCGGGGCGCTGCGCCAGCTCAATGTGAAGAACTTTGAATTCAGCCAGAACTTCACGCTGTTCTGGGACAAGCTGGAGCGGGCCAACCACTTCCTCGAAGCCATCCTCACCACCGCCGATCGTCCGCTCGACGACCGCACCGTCGCCTACCTGCTCGACCGGCCGCTTGACGATGGCGGGCAATGGAACATGTTCGTCAATGTCGTGCAGAAGCATGGGGTGTGCCCAAAGGTCTTCATGCCCGAAACGCACAGTTCCTCCGATACGCGCCAGATGAACCTCACGCTGCTCGCGAAGTTGCGCGAGGGGGCTCGCACGCTGCGAAACGCCCACGCGGCCGGCACGGACACGGCTGGGTTGCGGACTGAAAAGGATGGGATTCTCGCGGCCGTGCACCGCATCCTCTGCATTCACCTCGGTACGCCGCCCGAGCGTTTTTTGTGGCAATGGCAGGACAAGGACCGCGGCTTCCACCGCGACGGGGAGCTGACGCCGCGTGATTTCGCCCAGCGCTACGTCAAGCTGCCGCTGGACGAGTACGTGTGTCTGGTGCATGACCCCCGCCCGACGAGCCCGATGGGCCGCACCTACACCGTCGAGTTTCTCGGCAATGTAGTCGGCGGCGGGAGGGTCAAGTATCTGAACGTGGACATCGCCCTGATGAAGGAAATCGCCCAGCGCACCATCGTCGAGGGTGAACCGGTCTGGTTTGGCTGCGACACCGGCAAGATGATGCGCCGCGACCTGGGTTTGTGGGACGAGCGGCTGTTCGATTTCGCGGGCGTCTACAACACCACGTTCTCACTGACGAAGGCCGAGCGGCTGCTGTATCACGAGACGGCCATGAACCACGCCATGCTGTTCACCGGCGTGGACGTGGTCGATGGTCGACCGCGGCGCTGGCGGGTGGAGAACAGTTGGGGCGACGAGCTCGGACAGAAAGGCTTCTTCATCATGAATGACTCCTGGTTCGACGAGCACATGTTCGAGATCGCCGCGCACCGGCGCTACCTGCCGGACGAGTTGCGCGCCGCATTCGAGGAGGAGCCGATCGTGCTGCCGGCGTGGGACCCGATGGGCTCGCTGGCGGGCTAG
- the lpdA gene encoding dihydrolipoyl dehydrogenase: MSVVVGELTEQTDLLVIGGGPGGYVAAFRAADLGLETTIVETNPLLGGVCLREGCIPSKALLHVAHLIDSAAHARDFGLKFGAPEIDLAKLRGWKESVVQKLCGGVNQLAKGRSVRIIQGTARFEDSKTVRIEGGEVSRLKFKNCIIASGSRPKRLPEKLLAADCVIDSTGALALSHVPKTLLIIGAGYIGLELGQVYAALGSQVTVIEALDRALAGADEDLARPLLQRLKKQFVALHTGVKLEGARRIGDEIEVRYTLGGKTETQRFAQVLASVGRQPNTDRLGLENTKVVVTERGFIEVDEQRRTADPKIFAIGDVAGDPMLAHKASREGIVAAEVIAGHNTAFDVRAIPAVVYTSPELAWCGLTEAEAKAAGKDIKVGKFNWGASGRAIAMGRAEGLTKIVADATSGRILGVGIVGEHAGDLISEAVLALEMGATAEDIALAIHPHPSTSETVMEAAEGVLGSAIHMLKK, from the coding sequence ATGAGCGTGGTAGTTGGTGAACTCACGGAACAGACAGACCTGCTGGTCATCGGTGGTGGTCCGGGTGGCTATGTGGCGGCGTTTCGGGCGGCCGACCTGGGGCTCGAAACCACCATCGTCGAAACGAACCCGCTGCTTGGGGGCGTTTGCCTCCGCGAGGGCTGCATCCCGTCAAAAGCACTACTGCACGTCGCTCACCTGATCGACAGTGCTGCGCACGCGCGTGATTTCGGCCTCAAGTTCGGCGCGCCCGAGATCGACCTTGCGAAGCTGCGCGGTTGGAAAGAAAGCGTGGTTCAGAAACTCTGCGGCGGAGTGAACCAGCTCGCCAAGGGCCGCAGTGTTCGGATCATCCAGGGCACTGCCCGTTTTGAGGATTCCAAGACGGTGCGCATCGAAGGCGGCGAAGTGAGCCGCCTGAAGTTCAAAAACTGCATCATCGCCAGTGGTTCACGCCCCAAGCGCCTTCCGGAGAAGCTCCTCGCGGCGGATTGCGTGATTGACTCGACCGGTGCGCTCGCACTGAGCCATGTGCCGAAAACGCTGCTGATCATCGGGGCCGGTTACATCGGCCTCGAACTGGGACAGGTCTACGCCGCACTCGGCAGCCAGGTCACCGTGATCGAAGCATTGGACCGCGCGCTCGCGGGTGCGGACGAAGATCTTGCCCGGCCGCTGCTCCAGCGCCTCAAGAAACAGTTCGTGGCGCTGCACACCGGCGTCAAGCTGGAGGGCGCCCGGCGTATCGGTGACGAGATTGAAGTGCGCTACACCCTCGGCGGAAAGACCGAGACGCAGCGCTTCGCACAGGTACTCGCATCGGTGGGGCGCCAGCCGAACACCGACCGGCTCGGTCTCGAAAACACCAAGGTGGTCGTTACCGAGCGCGGCTTTATCGAGGTCGATGAGCAGCGCCGTACGGCCGACCCGAAGATCTTCGCCATTGGCGATGTCGCGGGCGACCCCATGCTCGCCCACAAAGCCAGCCGCGAGGGCATTGTCGCGGCCGAGGTGATCGCCGGCCACAACACCGCCTTTGACGTGCGGGCCATTCCGGCGGTGGTGTACACCAGCCCGGAGCTCGCGTGGTGCGGACTGACCGAGGCCGAGGCGAAGGCCGCCGGCAAGGACATCAAGGTCGGCAAGTTCAATTGGGGCGCGTCGGGCCGCGCCATCGCGATGGGCCGGGCCGAGGGCCTGACCAAAATCGTCGCGGATGCTACCTCTGGCCGCATTCTGGGGGTCGGCATCGTCGGTGAGCACGCCGGCGACCTGATCTCGGAAGCGGTGCTCGCGCTCGAGATGGGTGCAACCGCCGAGGACATCGCGCTTGCCATTCACCCGCATCCGTCCACCTCGGAGACGGTCATGGAAGCGGCCGAAGGCGTGCTTGGCAGTGCGATTCACATGTTGAAAAAATAA